In the genome of Chryseobacterium arthrosphaerae, one region contains:
- a CDS encoding bacteriocin-like protein, protein MKNLKKLTKVDLKSVYGGQPKQYCTYCEWANKVFCSEVPIVQCP, encoded by the coding sequence ATGAAAAATTTAAAGAAGCTGACTAAAGTAGATTTGAAGTCAGTGTACGGAGGGCAGCCTAAACAGTATTGTACGTATTGCGAATGGGCAAATAAAGTATTTTGCAGCGAAGTTCCAATCGTTCAATGTCCATAA
- a CDS encoding leucine-rich repeat domain-containing protein, with protein MKPKEILELEKIYNIQIEETHSKEEIVSFDKRNVYLVNKGKVVGLNLSGNKISSIKGLTNFKSLLYLNLYKNSIELVENLENQLQLEVLYLGENRIVKIKDLNNTALRVIDLHNNKITKTKGLEKLKNLEEIYLMQNQLKEIDHIQNNNQLKTLDLSFNHLMEIDFSLFKNMDLKKLNIRNNWINRMKNIPDGKGIEYINLKHNQIEDLSSIQSIMENYALYFINVEGNPFLEATDLHIYGYGYENHLKEMRGLFNL; from the coding sequence ATGAAGCCCAAGGAAATTTTAGAATTAGAAAAAATTTACAATATCCAGATAGAAGAGACACACAGCAAAGAAGAAATTGTAAGCTTTGATAAAAGGAATGTATATCTTGTCAATAAAGGAAAAGTAGTTGGTCTTAATCTTTCCGGTAATAAAATTAGCTCGATAAAAGGATTGACCAATTTTAAGAGCCTTTTATATTTAAATCTCTATAAGAATTCCATTGAACTTGTAGAAAATTTAGAAAACCAATTACAGCTGGAAGTCTTATATCTAGGCGAAAACAGGATTGTGAAAATTAAAGATTTGAATAATACAGCGCTAAGAGTAATAGATCTGCACAATAATAAAATCACTAAAACAAAAGGACTGGAAAAGCTTAAGAATCTGGAAGAAATATATTTGATGCAGAATCAACTCAAAGAGATTGATCATATTCAAAATAATAATCAATTAAAAACCTTAGATCTTTCTTTTAATCATTTAATGGAAATAGATTTTTCCTTATTCAAAAATATGGATTTGAAAAAACTTAATATCAGAAATAATTGGATTAATAGAATGAAAAATATTCCTGACGGAAAAGGAATAGAATATATCAACTTGAAACATAATCAAATAGAAGATCTGAGTAGCATTCAATCAATTATGGAAAACTATGCTTTATATTTTATAAATGTAGAGGGAAATCCATTTCTGGAAGCAACAGATTTGCATATTTACGGTTATGGATATGAGAATCATTTGAAGGAAATGAGAGGATTATTTAATCTCTAA
- the uvrA gene encoding excinuclease ABC subunit UvrA, with protein sequence MSKSTEYIEVYGAREHNLKNINVKIPRNELVVITGLSGSGKSSLAFDTIFAEGQRRYIETFSAYARQFLGGLERPDVDKIEGLSPVIAIEQKTTNKNPRSTVGTVTELYDFLRLLYARVSDAYSLSTGQKLVSYTEDQILETIKQNYKKEKIMLLAPVVRSRKGHYHELFVQMAKKGYGQARIDGELQDIEYDLKLDRYKTHDIDIVIDRWIIGESASEGRMEKSLRTAMEMGEGIIGIQKLGSTDIEYFSKNLMDAETGHSLALPEPNTFSFNSPKGSCPNCKGLGTIKKINTDYFIDNPKLSINQGGLLPLEDIKSNKWILSQIKNILEIFGLGLTTPLQDIPEEALDYIYNGCHKEFNKDLKYAGITKKIKISFDGLITFMEEIIDERESYEAILLERHFTTEETCPECNGTRLQSSSLSFKIDGKNIAEVNGLSLADLKEWLTDVKDKFSEKNKIIAHEILKEIETRLQFLLDVGLDYLSLSRSSRTLSGGESQRIRLATQIGSQLVNVLYILDEPSIGLHQRDNERLIHSLKNLRDIGNSVLVVEHDKDMILEADEVLDIGPRAGKFGGEILWQGKPKDLLKADTITAQYINGKRKIEIPAERRPGSGKNIILKGATGNNLKNVTLDIPLGKLVVVTGISGSGKSSLINGTLYPILNKHFYRAVQEPLPYKKIEGLENIDKIVDVDQTPIGRTPRSNPATYTGMFTDIRNLFAELPESKIRGYKPGRFSFNVKGGRCETCQGGGLKVIEMNFLPDVYVHCETCNGKRFNRETLEVRYKGKSISDVLDMTIDEAVDFFQPIPKIFAKVKTLQDVGLGYITLGQQSTTLSGGEAQRIKLATELAKRQTGNTLYILDEPTTGLHFEDVKILMDAINQLVELGNSFIIIEHNMDVIKLADHIIDVGPEGGKHGGQIVAQGTPEEIVKSKKSLTGKFLKRELE encoded by the coding sequence ATGAGCAAATCAACAGAATATATAGAAGTTTACGGAGCACGTGAACATAACCTGAAGAACATTAACGTTAAGATCCCCCGCAACGAACTTGTTGTGATTACCGGGCTTTCCGGAAGTGGGAAATCATCACTCGCTTTTGATACAATTTTTGCAGAAGGACAGCGCCGTTATATCGAAACATTTTCAGCATATGCACGCCAGTTCCTGGGAGGATTGGAACGTCCGGATGTAGATAAGATCGAGGGGCTTTCCCCGGTTATCGCCATTGAACAGAAAACGACCAATAAGAACCCCCGTTCCACTGTAGGTACGGTTACAGAATTATATGACTTTTTACGTCTTTTATATGCAAGAGTGTCAGATGCGTACTCGTTGTCTACAGGCCAGAAGTTGGTAAGTTATACCGAAGATCAGATTCTGGAAACCATCAAGCAAAACTATAAAAAAGAAAAGATCATGCTGCTGGCCCCTGTGGTACGTTCCAGAAAAGGGCATTACCATGAACTTTTTGTGCAGATGGCCAAAAAAGGGTACGGACAGGCAAGAATTGACGGCGAATTGCAGGACATTGAATATGATCTGAAACTTGACCGTTATAAAACCCACGATATCGACATTGTGATCGATCGCTGGATTATCGGGGAAAGCGCTTCAGAAGGCAGAATGGAAAAATCCCTGCGTACAGCGATGGAAATGGGCGAGGGAATTATCGGAATTCAGAAGCTGGGGAGTACAGATATCGAATATTTCTCAAAAAATCTGATGGATGCTGAAACCGGGCATTCATTAGCATTGCCTGAACCTAATACTTTTTCGTTCAACTCACCCAAGGGAAGCTGCCCGAATTGTAAAGGACTGGGAACGATCAAAAAGATCAATACGGATTACTTTATAGACAACCCGAAACTGTCAATCAATCAGGGAGGTTTACTCCCCCTGGAAGACATAAAATCCAATAAATGGATCCTGTCACAAATCAAGAACATTCTTGAAATCTTTGGTTTGGGGCTGACAACTCCGCTTCAGGATATTCCGGAAGAAGCATTGGATTATATTTATAACGGTTGCCATAAAGAATTTAATAAAGACCTGAAATATGCAGGGATTACCAAGAAAATAAAGATCAGCTTTGACGGATTAATCACTTTCATGGAGGAAATCATTGATGAAAGAGAATCTTATGAAGCGATCTTACTGGAAAGACACTTTACTACAGAAGAGACTTGTCCGGAATGTAACGGGACCCGTCTTCAGTCTTCAAGCCTTAGCTTTAAAATTGATGGAAAAAATATTGCTGAGGTAAACGGATTGAGCTTAGCCGATTTAAAAGAATGGCTGACGGATGTGAAAGATAAATTCTCAGAAAAAAATAAAATCATAGCTCATGAAATTCTGAAAGAGATCGAAACCAGGCTTCAGTTCTTACTGGATGTGGGATTAGATTATCTGAGCTTAAGCAGAAGCTCCAGAACCCTTTCAGGAGGAGAGTCCCAAAGGATTCGTCTGGCAACGCAGATCGGTTCTCAGTTGGTGAATGTATTATACATCCTTGATGAGCCAAGTATCGGGCTTCACCAGAGAGATAATGAAAGACTGATCCATTCCCTGAAAAACCTGAGAGATATCGGAAATTCCGTATTGGTGGTGGAGCATGATAAAGATATGATCCTGGAAGCCGATGAGGTATTGGATATTGGCCCGAGAGCCGGAAAATTCGGTGGAGAAATCCTTTGGCAGGGGAAACCGAAAGATCTCCTGAAAGCTGATACCATCACCGCTCAGTATATCAACGGAAAAAGAAAAATAGAAATTCCTGCAGAAAGAAGACCAGGAAGCGGAAAAAATATCATATTAAAAGGCGCTACAGGAAATAACCTTAAAAATGTAACCCTGGATATTCCGCTTGGAAAACTGGTGGTGGTAACAGGAATTTCAGGAAGTGGAAAATCTTCACTGATCAACGGGACTTTGTATCCTATTCTTAACAAACATTTCTACAGAGCGGTTCAGGAACCTTTGCCATACAAAAAGATTGAAGGCCTTGAAAACATCGATAAGATTGTAGATGTAGACCAGACTCCGATCGGAAGAACACCACGTTCCAATCCGGCTACCTATACCGGAATGTTTACAGATATCAGAAACCTTTTCGCAGAACTGCCGGAAAGTAAGATCCGTGGATACAAACCGGGAAGATTCTCTTTCAATGTAAAAGGCGGAAGATGCGAAACCTGCCAGGGAGGCGGGTTGAAGGTCATTGAAATGAATTTCCTTCCGGATGTATACGTTCACTGTGAAACCTGCAACGGAAAACGTTTCAACAGAGAAACCCTGGAGGTTCGTTACAAAGGAAAATCAATCTCTGATGTTCTGGATATGACCATTGATGAAGCAGTAGATTTCTTCCAGCCGATTCCTAAGATTTTTGCGAAAGTGAAAACACTACAGGATGTAGGATTGGGATATATTACCCTGGGACAGCAGTCAACAACCCTTTCAGGAGGAGAAGCACAGCGTATCAAGCTTGCAACCGAGCTTGCGAAAAGACAAACCGGAAATACCCTTTATATCCTTGATGAGCCTACAACAGGACTTCATTTTGAAGATGTGAAAATCCTGATGGATGCCATTAATCAATTGGTTGAACTCGGAAACTCATTCATTATCATCGAACATAATATGGACGTAATCAAATTAGCCGACCATATTATCGACGTAGGTCCGGAAGGAGGGAAGCACGGCGGCCAGATTGTAGCCCAGGGAACTCCTGAAGAAATTGTGAAATCTAAGAAAAGCTTGACAGGGAAGTTCTTGAAAAGAGAATTGGAATAA
- the bla gene encoding class A beta-lactamase, subclass A2, protein MKKISLLIILFISCIQLKSQSIKDLKNKIHEIISAKNATVGVSLKGIEDQDTLSINGNKKTPLMSVFKFHIALAVLNQVDKGKLKLDQKFFIKKEELLPDTWSPIRDQYPKGNMNLTLDQLLRYTVSHSDNNGCDILLNIIGGTAAVQKFINRQGIKDFTIQVNEQQMSSFDKFYLNTTTPLATTELLEKFYNGKVLKKETTKYLYQIMVETSRGLTWMKAGLPEGTELAHRTGISDRNEDNVRAAMNDVGIVKLPDGKHYILSVYLKNINEEMADTEKIIADISRAVWEYYVNKPELKL, encoded by the coding sequence ATGAAGAAAATCTCATTGTTAATCATTCTTTTTATTTCTTGTATTCAATTAAAGAGTCAGAGTATAAAGGATTTAAAAAATAAGATCCACGAAATTATATCTGCCAAAAATGCTACCGTTGGAGTATCACTGAAAGGAATAGAAGATCAGGATACCTTAAGCATCAATGGAAATAAGAAAACCCCTTTGATGAGTGTTTTTAAATTTCATATTGCTTTAGCCGTTTTAAACCAGGTTGATAAAGGAAAGCTGAAACTGGATCAGAAGTTCTTCATTAAAAAAGAAGAGCTTCTTCCTGACACCTGGAGCCCGATCAGAGATCAGTATCCAAAGGGAAATATGAATCTTACCTTAGATCAGTTACTGAGGTATACCGTTTCGCATAGTGATAACAATGGATGTGATATCCTGTTGAACATCATTGGCGGAACCGCGGCAGTGCAGAAATTTATCAACCGGCAGGGCATTAAAGACTTTACCATTCAAGTGAACGAGCAGCAAATGTCATCTTTTGACAAATTCTATCTGAATACAACAACGCCTCTTGCCACCACAGAACTTTTGGAAAAATTCTATAATGGAAAAGTATTGAAAAAAGAAACCACAAAATACCTGTACCAAATCATGGTAGAAACCTCTAGAGGATTAACCTGGATGAAGGCAGGTCTTCCGGAAGGAACTGAGCTTGCACATCGTACGGGAATTTCAGACAGGAATGAAGATAATGTTAGAGCCGCAATGAATGACGTAGGGATTGTGAAGCTTCCTGACGGGAAACATTATATCTTATCAGTATACCTGAAAAACATTAACGAAGAAATGGCTGATACGGAAAAGATCATTGCAGACATCAGCCGTGCGGTCTGGGAGTATTATGTGAATAAACCCGAATTGAAATTGTAA
- a CDS encoding type VI secretion system baseplate subunit TssF, whose translation MNLDQNIYSKESVKARMLQNATKVWGLKSPQSLDPFVKLLIDAFSTEVFKANNEIQTVNARILEKLAKLLTPSIYTHPIPAHAVAFTQPYESSEVLLEHTEFFFRKQMTSTVKSESDKQLNIPFTPVGNVRINKAHTSIMFVGNTCYSIDDRFNKIPIARFPGRPEDYRKITIGVDVSKYVSENFPKYMSVFCSNPAFEHLDFVYKLLPYITVSSNGNPLFVREGLSYLTENHTDGYEQMFKEQSIRNKVIEDIKSIYRHKFIEITGLSQSLFSEPGQLPQNLEFLAGKEEIRKYIENKRYLWLTFEFPPQFSAEILDNFSFVLNAFPIYNRGWKKTEYSLDIMGNNIPLVTDEGEHFLYVDEVQDGDGRKYKEIPFTPADDLKKGLYTVRKGGMERFTNRNAVDMIANVLELTRDEIAAFSLLNRDNVKGVLSEMSDKMKSMVQKVNNAKRNIRQELNYVIMEPVEKTDHTYAAFWVTHCTLANHMRPGTELSNQLKSQTVVLLTETLGGSEEQKGTDSIQAYKYALTTRDKIISLEDVKNYCRMVLKDELREVRVRRGTMISNKPKEGFVRTVEVEIVPQNYSFYGRAYWENMANILRNQIIAKAIDGIEYLVKITNEDIEFQDM comes from the coding sequence ATGAATTTAGATCAGAATATTTATTCCAAAGAATCTGTAAAAGCAAGAATGCTTCAGAATGCAACTAAAGTATGGGGACTGAAAAGCCCACAATCTTTAGATCCTTTTGTAAAGCTATTGATTGACGCATTCAGTACAGAAGTTTTCAAAGCGAATAATGAGATACAGACGGTGAATGCCCGCATTCTGGAAAAACTGGCGAAACTGCTTACACCGTCTATTTATACCCATCCTATCCCGGCTCATGCTGTTGCTTTTACACAGCCTTATGAGTCTTCAGAAGTTTTATTGGAGCATACGGAGTTTTTTTTCCGTAAGCAGATGACCTCTACCGTAAAGTCAGAGTCAGACAAACAGCTTAATATTCCTTTTACCCCGGTAGGGAATGTGAGAATCAATAAAGCCCATACCTCCATCATGTTTGTAGGAAATACCTGTTACAGCATTGATGACAGGTTCAACAAAATTCCTATTGCAAGATTTCCGGGAAGGCCGGAAGATTACAGAAAGATTACCATAGGAGTGGACGTGAGCAAATATGTAAGTGAAAACTTTCCTAAGTACATGAGCGTATTCTGCTCGAACCCGGCTTTCGAACATCTTGACTTTGTTTATAAACTACTGCCTTATATTACTGTTTCCAGCAACGGAAATCCTTTGTTTGTAAGAGAAGGCCTGAGTTATCTTACGGAAAATCATACGGATGGCTATGAGCAGATGTTCAAAGAACAGTCGATCAGAAATAAAGTGATTGAAGATATTAAAAGTATCTACCGTCATAAATTTATTGAAATCACAGGCCTGTCTCAGAGCTTGTTCTCAGAACCCGGTCAGCTTCCGCAAAACCTTGAATTTCTGGCAGGAAAAGAAGAAATCCGTAAGTATATAGAAAACAAAAGGTATTTATGGCTCACTTTCGAATTTCCGCCACAGTTTTCCGCGGAGATTCTCGATAATTTCTCGTTTGTACTGAATGCATTCCCTATTTATAACCGGGGATGGAAGAAAACGGAATACAGCCTTGATATTATGGGAAATAATATTCCTTTGGTAACAGATGAGGGCGAGCATTTCCTTTATGTAGATGAGGTTCAGGATGGTGATGGAAGAAAGTACAAAGAAATTCCTTTCACTCCCGCAGACGATCTGAAAAAAGGACTATATACCGTAAGAAAAGGAGGAATGGAGCGTTTCACCAACAGAAATGCAGTAGATATGATTGCAAATGTTCTGGAGCTTACAAGAGATGAGATTGCAGCATTTTCCCTTCTCAACAGGGATAATGTAAAAGGTGTTCTCAGTGAAATGTCTGATAAGATGAAATCTATGGTGCAGAAAGTAAACAATGCCAAAAGAAATATCAGACAGGAACTTAATTATGTTATCATGGAACCTGTGGAGAAAACAGACCATACCTATGCCGCTTTCTGGGTTACCCACTGTACGCTGGCCAATCATATGCGTCCCGGTACAGAACTTTCAAACCAGCTGAAATCACAGACGGTTGTACTGCTTACTGAAACATTGGGCGGTTCAGAAGAGCAGAAAGGTACAGACAGTATTCAGGCTTATAAATACGCCCTTACGACCAGAGATAAAATTATTTCCCTTGAAGACGTCAAAAACTATTGCAGAATGGTGCTGAAAGATGAATTGAGAGAGGTAAGGGTAAGAAGAGGAACCATGATTAGCAATAAACCTAAAGAAGGTTTCGTGAGAACCGTAGAGGTAGAAATTGTTCCGCAAAACTATTCTTTTTATGGAAGGGCCTATTGGGAAAATATGGCCAATATTCTCAGAAACCAGATCATTGCAAAAGCAATAGACGGAATTGAATATCTTGTGAAAATAACCAATGAAGATATTGAGTTCCAGGATATGTAA
- a CDS encoding GPW/gp25 family protein, producing MDTPNYRMPFVPSTLMTEGGSIDTCDMGESIAHNIMLLITTKKGENRYDENYGNDVWNLEFDNGVTSAIWESVFIKSLKRQIQEYEPRIVQPQIDAHIQFVEHSYDTKEHTEIKKKVRIAINAKMEETGERFSFSTELFLSPMSID from the coding sequence ATGGATACACCAAATTACAGAATGCCTTTCGTTCCGTCTACTTTAATGACCGAAGGCGGAAGTATCGATACCTGCGATATGGGGGAAAGTATTGCTCACAATATCATGCTGCTGATCACCACTAAAAAAGGAGAGAACAGGTATGACGAAAACTATGGAAACGACGTCTGGAACCTGGAATTTGATAATGGAGTGACCAGTGCCATCTGGGAAAGCGTTTTTATCAAAAGTCTCAAAAGACAGATCCAGGAGTATGAACCCCGCATTGTACAGCCGCAGATTGATGCTCATATCCAATTTGTAGAGCACAGCTACGATACCAAAGAACACACAGAAATCAAAAAGAAAGTAAGAATTGCCATCAATGCCAAGATGGAGGAAACAGGAGAACGTTTCAGCTTTTCAACAGAGCTGTTCCTGAGTCCGATGTCTATTGATTAA
- a CDS encoding APC family permease → MQKKLKLWDAIMLVMGSMIGSGIFIVSADMMRNLGSGFWLIVVWIITGIMTVAAAISYGELSALFPKAGGQYTYLKEIFGKKMGFLYGWGLFTVIQTGTIAAVAMAFGKFTAYLIPSLNDAAPIFQSGEFKITWIQVLAIAVILLLTYINTRGVQSGKILQNIFTGSKIIALLGLIALGFILVDFSHLSENFSLGTDSFNNLKKDLSGNFLKEGWEPIGGMTLLGGIAAAMVGSVFSSVAWESVTFVSGEIDNPKRNVVKSMIYGTSAVMLLYIAVNFVYLNALDRDGIAFATNDRVAVAASQNIFGSAGTIIIALLVMVSTFGCDNGLILAGARVFQTMAKDGMFFTSAIKNNKNEVPENALWMQGVWASVLCLSGQYGNLLDMISFVIVLFYMITVFGVIYLRIKQPALERPYKTWLYPVTPIIYLLIGTCFCILLLIYKQQYTWPGFVMVLLGLPVYYFINRKKADR, encoded by the coding sequence ATGCAGAAAAAACTGAAACTATGGGATGCCATCATGCTCGTGATGGGATCTATGATCGGAAGCGGGATCTTTATTGTAAGTGCTGATATGATGCGGAATCTGGGATCCGGATTCTGGTTAATTGTAGTTTGGATCATCACGGGGATCATGACTGTAGCTGCAGCAATCAGTTATGGTGAGCTTTCCGCACTGTTTCCGAAAGCCGGAGGTCAATATACTTATCTGAAGGAAATTTTCGGTAAGAAGATGGGCTTTCTTTATGGATGGGGACTGTTTACGGTGATACAGACCGGAACAATTGCGGCAGTAGCAATGGCTTTTGGTAAATTTACAGCCTATCTGATACCTTCTCTCAATGATGCGGCACCTATTTTTCAAAGCGGGGAATTTAAGATCACCTGGATTCAGGTGCTGGCAATAGCAGTTATTCTTTTGCTTACCTATATCAATACAAGGGGAGTTCAAAGTGGAAAAATTCTTCAGAACATATTTACAGGATCTAAGATCATAGCATTATTGGGACTGATTGCATTAGGTTTTATATTGGTTGATTTCTCTCATCTGTCTGAAAATTTCAGCTTGGGAACAGATTCCTTTAATAACCTTAAGAAAGATCTGAGTGGTAATTTCCTTAAAGAAGGCTGGGAGCCGATTGGAGGAATGACTTTGTTGGGAGGAATTGCTGCTGCGATGGTGGGCTCGGTTTTCAGTTCGGTAGCATGGGAGAGTGTAACGTTCGTTTCAGGAGAAATAGATAATCCGAAACGGAATGTAGTAAAATCTATGATTTACGGTACGTCTGCCGTAATGCTTCTTTATATTGCGGTCAATTTTGTCTATCTGAATGCACTGGACAGAGACGGAATTGCATTTGCCACCAATGACAGGGTTGCTGTAGCGGCTTCACAGAATATTTTCGGAAGCGCAGGTACCATTATTATCGCATTACTGGTAATGGTCTCTACATTCGGATGTGATAACGGACTGATTTTAGCCGGAGCGAGAGTTTTTCAGACCATGGCCAAAGACGGAATGTTCTTTACATCTGCCATAAAAAATAATAAGAATGAGGTTCCGGAAAATGCTTTGTGGATGCAGGGGGTATGGGCTTCAGTATTATGCCTGAGCGGTCAGTACGGCAACCTGCTGGATATGATTTCTTTTGTCATCGTATTATTTTATATGATAACGGTTTTTGGAGTTATTTACCTGAGAATTAAACAGCCGGCACTGGAAAGACCTTATAAAACATGGCTTTATCCGGTGACACCCATTATTTATCTGCTGATCGGAACATGTTTCTGTATCCTGCTTTTAATTTATAAGCAGCAATATACATGGCCGGGCTTTGTAATGGTGCTCCTGGGACTTCCGGTATATTATTTTATCAACCGGAAAAAGGCAGACCGCTAA
- a CDS encoding DUF4920 domain-containing protein has translation MKFKTILFAAAVTASSLAFAQQSGPPPGNAALGDTYGGEVSSSVESKAITVDKLNRQLKKDNKKVENIAVKGKVTDVCDKKGCWLTIQTEDNSKFFVKMKDYAFFVPTALKGKNVVLEGNAERKVISVNEQKHYAEDAKKPQSEIDAITQPKEEIRFVANGIKVVN, from the coding sequence ATGAAATTTAAAACAATATTATTCGCCGCAGCTGTTACTGCTTCAAGTCTAGCATTTGCACAGCAAAGTGGTCCGCCACCCGGAAATGCTGCACTGGGTGATACTTATGGAGGTGAAGTCTCATCATCCGTTGAATCTAAAGCCATCACGGTAGATAAACTGAACAGGCAGCTTAAAAAAGATAACAAAAAAGTTGAAAATATTGCGGTTAAAGGAAAAGTAACAGATGTCTGTGATAAAAAAGGATGCTGGCTTACCATTCAGACCGAAGACAACTCTAAGTTTTTTGTAAAAATGAAAGACTATGCTTTTTTTGTACCTACAGCTTTAAAAGGTAAGAATGTTGTACTGGAAGGCAATGCGGAAAGAAAAGTTATTTCTGTCAATGAGCAGAAACATTATGCGGAAGATGCTAAAAAGCCTCAGTCTGAGATTGATGCCATCACGCAGCCCAAGGAAGAGATCAGGTTTGTAGCGAACGGAATTAAAGTGGTGAATTAA
- a CDS encoding M14 family zinc carboxypeptidase, with protein MNFEQIYSPNPDFSNRYISPEKLFSYLQANLSDYIQEIGTSYLNKPIYQLSIGTGNINVLAWSQMHGNESNATHAMLDLLTSLDKAPEMKEDLFSKIKLDFIFMLNPDGSERWTRLNAADIDLNRDFHNEASKEIKYLKKAASSKKYDYALNLHEQRTIFTTDGVHPATLSFLAPSENVERTVTENRKKCMAVIGSVYHHLKEMIPDQIGRYSDEFYPTSTGDNFIKAGMPTILFEGGHFVDDYTRKGTRKYYTIALYYALKAISELNSDSTGWETYLEIPENKETHYDIVYRNVRLNTEHECILDIAVQYREMKEEGKDEISFIPFVMEAGDVRRKKGWLEIDCTGKKFISATRYPKLDAVADFKIED; from the coding sequence ATGAACTTTGAACAGATCTATTCTCCAAACCCTGATTTCTCAAATCGTTATATTTCCCCTGAAAAATTATTTTCTTATCTACAGGCCAATCTCAGCGATTATATTCAGGAGATCGGAACTTCCTATTTAAACAAACCGATTTATCAGTTAAGTATCGGAACCGGAAATATCAATGTGCTGGCATGGTCACAAATGCACGGAAATGAATCCAATGCCACCCACGCCATGCTTGATCTTTTGACAAGTCTTGATAAAGCTCCTGAAATGAAAGAAGATTTGTTCAGTAAAATAAAACTGGACTTTATCTTTATGCTGAATCCGGACGGGTCTGAAAGATGGACAAGGCTCAATGCAGCAGATATTGACCTGAACAGAGATTTTCATAATGAGGCGAGTAAGGAAATTAAATATCTTAAAAAAGCAGCTTCCTCAAAGAAATATGATTATGCGTTAAATCTTCATGAGCAGAGAACCATTTTTACAACAGACGGCGTTCACCCGGCCACCCTTTCCTTTCTGGCGCCTTCCGAAAATGTAGAACGTACCGTTACTGAAAACCGTAAAAAGTGTATGGCAGTGATCGGAAGCGTTTACCATCACCTTAAAGAAATGATCCCTGATCAGATCGGAAGATATTCTGATGAATTTTATCCCACTTCTACCGGAGACAACTTCATCAAAGCCGGTATGCCTACTATCTTATTTGAAGGCGGACATTTTGTGGATGACTATACCCGAAAAGGAACCAGAAAATATTATACGATTGCCCTTTATTATGCACTGAAAGCAATCAGCGAACTGAATTCCGATAGTACAGGATGGGAAACTTACCTTGAAATTCCGGAAAACAAAGAAACGCATTATGATATTGTTTACAGAAATGTAAGACTCAACACAGAGCATGAGTGTATTTTAGATATTGCCGTTCAGTACAGGGAAATGAAAGAAGAAGGTAAGGACGAGATTTCCTTTATTCCTTTTGTAATGGAAGCCGGAGATGTAAGAAGAAAAAAAGGCTGGCTGGAGATAGACTGTACCGGAAAGAAATTTATCTCTGCTACCAGATATCCGAAACTGGATGCTGTAGCAGATTTTAAAATAGAAGACTAA
- a CDS encoding helix-turn-helix domain-containing protein, with translation MSLNERISKVIEYSNLTPSEFADEIDVQRSSISHITSGRNKPSLEFIIKIKSRFPELLWDWLVTGEGEMLKQELPETEMPGKSAEEEKTQPTPLPDLFTMINEDQEFGADETEIEVPQTGSGESFIPSQGKAPEQISDSQRLADAHENILMQALGNQSGKIKRIVLFYENGKFESFEP, from the coding sequence ATGAGTTTAAACGAAAGAATTTCAAAAGTTATAGAGTATTCCAATCTTACGCCTTCAGAATTTGCGGATGAAATAGATGTGCAGCGTTCTTCCATTTCGCATATTACTTCGGGAAGAAATAAGCCTTCTCTGGAATTTATCATAAAAATAAAATCCCGTTTCCCTGAGCTTCTTTGGGACTGGCTGGTTACCGGCGAAGGGGAAATGCTGAAACAGGAATTACCGGAAACTGAAATGCCGGGGAAATCAGCAGAAGAAGAAAAGACCCAGCCTACTCCTCTGCCAGATCTGTTTACGATGATCAATGAGGACCAGGAATTCGGAGCTGATGAAACAGAGATTGAAGTCCCTCAGACAGGTTCCGGAGAATCGTTTATACCGTCCCAGGGTAAAGCTCCGGAGCAAATATCCGATTCTCAGCGATTAGCAGATGCTCATGAAAATATACTTATGCAAGCACTTGGAAATCAATCCGGTAAGATAAAGCGTATCGTTCTGTTCTATGAAAACGGAAAATTCGAAAGTTTTGAACCATAA